From the genome of Halomonas sp. MCCC 1A13316, one region includes:
- a CDS encoding DctP family TRAP transporter solute-binding subunit, translated as MNSVSRISRIAAVLAGAAVLTASLTAQARELSISTVLSDAFPWGQAAEKWAELVEERTDGELTLRVYPNSQLVNGDQTREFSAMRTGLIDMAVGSTINWSPQVPELNLFSLPFFMPDEAAVDAVTGGAAGEMIFEAIKSRGVIPLAWGENGFRQLSNSRGPIDEPGDLDGLKIRVVGSPLFQDTFTALGADPTQMSWADAKPALTTGAVDGQENPLSVFDVARIDQVGQEYLTLWNYMNDPLIFAVNEQVWATLSEEERKILRETAVEAGEWEIAMTREQESERLAAIQERGVQVTELTEEQHRAFVNATQSVHEKWYPRIGQELIDAASQEIEAR; from the coding sequence CGCCGTGCTGACCGCTTCGCTTACGGCACAGGCACGTGAACTTTCCATCTCGACCGTGCTCTCCGACGCCTTTCCTTGGGGCCAGGCGGCCGAGAAGTGGGCCGAGCTGGTGGAGGAGCGCACCGACGGTGAGCTTACCCTGCGTGTCTATCCCAATTCGCAGCTGGTCAACGGCGATCAGACACGAGAGTTTTCGGCCATGCGCACGGGGCTGATCGACATGGCGGTGGGCTCGACCATCAACTGGTCTCCGCAGGTGCCTGAGCTCAACCTCTTCTCGCTGCCGTTCTTCATGCCCGACGAGGCGGCAGTGGATGCCGTGACCGGTGGTGCCGCCGGCGAGATGATTTTCGAGGCCATCAAGTCGCGTGGCGTGATTCCGCTGGCCTGGGGCGAGAACGGCTTCCGCCAACTCTCCAATTCTCGCGGCCCCATCGACGAGCCCGGCGATCTCGACGGTCTCAAGATTCGTGTGGTCGGCTCGCCGCTGTTCCAGGACACCTTCACGGCGCTGGGCGCCGACCCCACTCAGATGAGCTGGGCCGATGCCAAGCCGGCACTGACCACTGGCGCCGTGGATGGCCAGGAGAATCCGCTCTCGGTATTCGACGTGGCGCGCATCGATCAGGTGGGGCAGGAATACCTGACGCTGTGGAACTACATGAACGATCCGCTGATCTTCGCCGTCAATGAGCAGGTCTGGGCTACGCTCTCCGAGGAGGAGCGCAAGATTCTGCGCGAGACCGCCGTCGAGGCGGGCGAGTGGGAGATCGCCATGACCCGCGAGCAGGAGAGCGAGCGGCTGGCCGCCATTCAGGAGCGCGGCGTTCAGGTCACTGAACTTACCGAAGAGCAGCATCGCGCCTTCGTCAATGCCACCCAGAGCGTGCACGAGAAGTGGTACCCGCGCATCGGCCAGGAACTGATCGACGCCGCAAGTCAGGAAATCGAGGCCCGCTGA